From one Eucalyptus grandis isolate ANBG69807.140 chromosome 9, ASM1654582v1, whole genome shotgun sequence genomic stretch:
- the LOC104420189 gene encoding citrate-binding protein: MTHLLFFISLFLGLVHCIASWRPIDPTKGFVSLPLNQSNFNVQRPYDVPEDERYSFEHGVHKLWVYSSDKPFAPTSRTNPRTEIRIRGYDYSSGVWQFEGYGYVPCGTSGVCIMQVFGASPQATTLMVRVYNGSLYYYRNPILLENIYDRWFKLNVIHNVNASTVKIYIDGQLKMVAPGRGGASHYFKFGVYEQDNASYYMESRWKGIKVLKICD, translated from the exons ATGACCCACCTgcttttttttatctctctgTTCTTAGGCCTCGTCCACTGCATTGCCTCTTGGAGACCCATCGATCCAACGAAAGGGTTCGTGTCCCTTCCATTGAATCAATCCAACTTCAATGTTCAACGACCCTACGACGTACCTGAAGACGAGAGATACTCCTTCGAGCATGGAGTTCACAAGCTTTGGGTGTATTCCAGTGACAAGCCTTTCGCGCCTACCAGCCGAACCAACCCTCGCACAGAGATTCGCATCCGC GGATATGATTATTCCTCCGGAGTGTGGCAATTCGAAGGATACGGGTACGTGCCATGCGGAACATCAGGCGTGTGCATCATGCAAGTCTTCGGGGCGAGCCCTCAAGCCACAACCCTAATGGTCCGAGTCTATAATGGTTCATTGTACTATTACAGAAACCCCATTCTACTCGAGAACATTTACGACAGATGGTTCAAACTAAATGTGATACACAATGTGAATGCTTCCACCGTGAAGATCTACATAGACGGACAGCTCAAGATGGTAGCTCCTGGACGCGGTGGGGCTTCACATTACTTCAAGTTCGGGGTTTATGAGCAAGACAATGCTTCCTACTATATGGAATCACGGTGGAAGGGAATCAAGGTTCTCAAGATATGTGATTGA
- the LOC104420190 gene encoding citrate-binding protein-like translates to MDARNGSLHPQYFLSAMLKLTPFLLLLPLISASTPSSSKGWPSDPIYGFEELPLNQSNFDIQRPYDIPEEERYSFQHGVHKLWVYSSDKPHTPTSRTHPRTEIRIRGYDYSSGVWQFEGYGYVPCGTTGVCIMQVFGASPHATTLMLRVYNGSLYYYRNPVLLENIYDRWFKLNVIHDVNASTVKIYIDGQLKMVAPGRGGTSHYFKCGVYEQDDGSYYMESRWKGIKVLKDM, encoded by the exons ATGGATGCTCGCAATGGCTCTCTTCACCCCCAATATTTCTTGTCCGCCATGTTGAAACTTaccccctttcttcttcttcttccattgatcTCGGCTTCGACTCCCTCATCATCGAAGGGGTGGCCATCGGACCCGATCTATGGCTTCGAAGAGCTCCCGCTGAACCAGTCCAACTTCGATATTCAACGACCCTACGACATACCTGAAGAAGAGCGATATTCCTTCCAACACGGAGTTCACAAGCTTTGGGTGTATTCCAGCGACAAGCCTCACACGCCTACGAGCCGAACCCACCCTCGCACAGAGATTCGCATCCGC GGATATGATTATTCCTCCGGAGTGTGGCAATTCGAAGGATACGGGTATGTGCCGTGTGGAACAACCGGCGTGTGCATCATGCAAGTCTTCGGGGCGAGCCCTCACGCCACAACCCTAATGCTCCGAGTCTATAACGGCTCATTGTACTATTACAGAAACCCAGTCTTGCTTGAGAATATTTACGACAGATGGTTCAAGCTGAATGTGATACACGACGTGAACGCCTCCACCGTGAAGATCTACATTGACGGACAGCTCAAGATGGTGGCTCCTGGTCGCGGTGGCACTTCACATTACTTCAAGTGTGGGGTTTATGAACAAGACGATGGTTCCTACTATATGGAGTCGCGATGGAAGGGAATCAAGGTTCTCAAAGATATGTGA
- the LOC104420191 gene encoding citrate-binding protein, with translation MDARDGSLPTTSKLTLFLLLLLPLVSALTPLPSSGWPSDPTAGFEELPLNQSNLHIQKPYDLPVSARHSFVDGVHKLWVYSTDHPLSKGSPTRPRSEIFLNQYIYYSGVWQFEAHGYVPCGTSGVCITQVFGAQFPRNTTLMLRVYNGSLYYYHDTVLVPNIYDRWFRVNIIHDVAASNLKVYIDGEFKFETNGYGGTFHYFKCGVYAQGNASYYMESRWKGIRVLKKVD, from the exons ATGGATGCTCGTGATGGCTCCTTACCCACCACTTCAAAGctcactctctttcttcttcttcttcttccgttGGTCTCGGCTTTGACTCCCTTGCCATCGAGTGGGTGGCCATCGGACCCGACCGCCGGCTTCGAAGAGCTCCCATTGAACCAGTCGAACCTGCACATACAAAAGCCGTACGATCTGCCAGTGAGCGCCCGGCACAGCTTCGTCGACGGCGTCCACAAGCTCTGGGTTTACTCCACTGACCACCCTCTCTCCAAGGGAAGCCCAACCAGGCCTCGCTCTGAGATCTTCCTCAAT CAATACATATACTACTCCGGAGTGTGGCAGTTCGAAGCGCACGGGTACGTGCCGTGCGGCACCTCGGGCGTGTGCATCACGCAAGTCTTCGGAGCGCAGTTCCCTCGGAACACGACCCTGATGCTCCGAGTCTACAACGGCTCGCTGTACTACTACCACGACACGGTCCTGGTTCCGAACATCTACGACCGGTGGTTCAGGGTCAACATCATCCACGACGTGGCTGCGTCGAACCTGAAGGTCTACATCGACGGTGAGTTCAAGTTCGAAACGAATGGATATGGAGGAACCTTCCATTACTTCAAATGTGGAGTCTATGCGCAAGGCAACGCTTCCTACTACATGGAGTCCCGCTGGAAGGGAATTAGGGTTCTGAAGAAGGTTGACTGA
- the LOC104418173 gene encoding alpha-crystallin domain-containing protein 22.3, with amino-acid sequence MDAQASSDHPQMKSAVVLRGTAKDGKPGPPIGVVDIGVAEKAYLFRVAVPGVDKESAKLKCSIGVHGRVEIQGEITDRGVLSSSSNVYRMITQQLSPTGPFSVHFNLPGPVDTRFTLANFRQDGILEVMAFKK; translated from the exons ATGGACGCACAAGCATCTTCAGACCATCCACAGATGAAATCAGCTGTTGTTCTTAGAGGGACTGCCAAAGATGGGAAACCTGGACCACCCATTGGTGTTGTTGATATCGGGGTGGCTGAGAAAGCCTATCTATTTCGGGTTGCTGTGCCTGGTGTTGACAAGGAATCAG CTAAGCTGAAATGTTCTATTGGAGTCCATGGGAGGGTTGAAATACAGGGCGAGATCACAGATAGAGGCGTTTTGAGCAGCTCATCAAACGTGTACCGGATGATAACCCAGCAACTGAGTCCAACGGGGCCATTCTCCGTTCATTTTAACCTGCCTGGACCTGTAGATACCCGTTTTACTCTTGCCAATTTCCGTCAAGATGGCATTCTGGAAGTAATGGCCTTCAAAAAGTGA
- the LOC120288362 gene encoding uncharacterized protein LOC120288362 → MTSSRSAGVGRCGRRGCNDVELLAKGAQRERADNSEGEVVVGTDDEEVVVGSDGGAMTGSRFASVGRRGCRGCNGIDCRRGGSERGGGQQRRRSNSRGGWWPARGGRQQRRRSSGGNVDARGGSKWR, encoded by the coding sequence ATGACCAGTTCGAGATCTGCTGGTGTCGGTCGTTGCGGCCGTAGGGGCTGCAACGACGTCGAATTGCTGGCGAAGGGGGCCCAGAGGGAGAGGGCGGACAACAGCGAAGGGGAAGTAGTTGTAGGCACCGACGATGAGGAAGTAGTCGTAGGCAGCGATGGAGGCGCAATGACCGGTTCGAGATTTGCTAGTGTCGGTCGTCGCGGCTGTAGGGGCTGCAACGGCATCGATTGCCGGCGAGGGGGCTCGGAGCGAGGGGGCGGacagcagaggcggaggagcaaTAGCCGTGGCGGGTGGTGGCCGGCGCGAGGGGGCAGACAACAgcggcggaggagcagcggtgGCAATGTCGACGCTCGGGGAGGatcgaaatggcgatag